In the Malaya genurostris strain Urasoe2022 chromosome 1, Malgen_1.1, whole genome shotgun sequence genome, one interval contains:
- the LOC131425536 gene encoding ubiquitin-like protein 5 codes for MLEITCNDRLGKKVRVKCNPDDTIGDLKKLIAAQTGTRYDKIVLKKWYTIFKDNIKLSDYEIHDGMNLELYYQ; via the exons ATGCTGGAAATCACTTGCAACGATCGGTTGGGCAAAAAG GTTCGCGTGAAATGCAACCCGGACGATACGATCGGGGATCTGAAGAAACTGATTGCTGCCCAAACCGGAACCCGGTATGACAAAATCGTACTGAAAAAGTGGTACACCATCTTCAAGGACAACATCAAACTATCGGACT atGAGATCCACGACGGTATGAATCTGGAACTGTACTATCAGTAG
- the LOC131426393 gene encoding surfeit locus protein 4 homolog: MAIPNQYLEKTEDVADQVIRKGKHVLPHVARLCLIATFLEDGIRMWVQWNEQREYMDMSWGCGKFLATTFVLINLIGQIGGCVMVLGRLKVTIACGILFFIVVLQTIAYSILWDIQFLLRNLALIGALLLVLAESRGEARSLFAGVPSLGENKPKNFMQLAGRILLAFMFVTLIRFELSFLQILQDILGSILMVLVTIGYKTKLSAMILVALLTVLNLYHNAWWTIPAYKPLRDFLKYDFFQTLSVIGGLLMIVSLGPGGVSMDEHKKKW, translated from the exons ATGGCCATACCGAATCAATACCTGGAAAAGACGGAGGATGTCGCGGATCAg GTTATCCGCAAAGGTAAACACGTCCTGCCACACGTCGCCCGGCTTTGTCTGATAGCGACCTTCCTCGAGGACGGCATCCGAATGTGGGTCCAGTGGAACGAACAGCGCGAATACATGGATATGAGCTGGGGTTGCGGTAAATTTCTGGCTACCACCTTTGTGTTAATCAATCTGATCGGTCAAATTGGTGGCTGTGTTATGGTTTTGGGACGACTGAAGGTCACCATCGCATGCGGGATTCTGTTCTTCATCGTCGTACTACAG acCATTGCCTACTCCATTCTCTGGGACATTCAATTTCTGCTGCGCAATCTGGCCCTGATCGGTGCACTGCTGCTGGTGTTGGCGGAATCTCGCGGCGAAGCTCGCAGCCTGTTTGCCGGCGTACCGTCATTGGgtgagaataaaccgaaaaacTTCATGCAACTGGCCGGTCGAATTCTGTTGGCATTCATGTTCGTGACGTTGATCCGCTTCGAGCTTAGCTTCCTGCAGATCCTGCAGGACATACTCGGTTCGATCCTGATGGTTCTGGTGACGATTGGCTACAAGACGAAACTGTCCGCGATGATTCTGGTGGCACTGCTGACGGTGCTGAACCTGTACCATAATGCCTGGTGGACCATTCCGGCCTACAAGCCACTGCGGGACTTTCTGAAGTATGACTTCTTCCAAACGCTCTCGGTCATCGGTGGACTGCTGATGATTGTTTCGCTGGGACCGGGCGGAGTCTCCATGGATGAGCACAAAAAGAAGTGGTAA
- the LOC131426395 gene encoding TATA element modulatory factor, which translates to MSWFDTTGIANLAKTALKEAQKQIDKALDIKEEEECDGAAKGGGGTEKLVRSVSGGSKTEPCSPVGAAEAKGAGNVGKGQVDSIWGSFTGSFFEQPVTAANVTVTKPPSSLKRKSFEDSGIAEVPKCSFKEDPEKGAGSGSPENSSESIELLSPVTTPGSALTSPSSGPTLQESESVEVIKVLGTASSVSSPDSITSSDRSPEIEGEEIRFTSVELGDDDISVEEDSVSYTLSEQPITVMETSEGSGPITVAPSRSSLHLSLDKSRQLTFSEVSVCETEDSNDSETTVTSVEKAKLSEEQLEKSYENIEIQTQISDSTHSFEEIQTSQIPALLLAEQKQHLQEAGSSQNSGDEIETATSSDIEIISSPNGDSSSTNSGAYRTSPLKIPDGKGNIDIMMIKKRGHNRELSEVSVQSVSSDDLGETEKLMRRITEISEILEQREFRLLEMGRQNAELHEQNCQLSAQLESKQRRAESTESEEYTQRLSALEKKFQQSIREREAYKRQLDAARLEAQSKMNRSDVDKVLEEKDTMIEELKKEGETLSKQVLNHSNIIKKIRSKERENDALIKKLKEDNGTLAEESERLKRSLSAKEEVERSQIEAVHKLSSEKRKLERDNSSLKSQLDDQIQKLETLKKSFEFAKKELTEKTESNHDLARKSALLATMETEHGNMQKLNDQISTELEDLREKLRRTEAEHAQRIQRLKNENAELLLRVEETETRSEEEKNATAMVTIPLMKQIESLQNALRNKERLWEQREADVSRKLDESLAKSKTFVDNECTLKEQIFTLNGRISNLEERLTAALFKSEDLTNCLQQKQIELELLENDHRLKMKSFEDERCSLKAKLSELESILAEQERTLATQKEQLETLGKQQNQSVTHSKHHESTASGGGSVTRHSPPSPTAQGALGESRASSPTHSMGNLSLPESIGSIPWNATDDDGMGSNNGRATIGGAPLFHTTSLLENLQATLKQRDGEVYQLQWELSRFQQERNVLHVEISSLTAELESIKEKSERTAKLEEEFTQLQERYDALLQLYGEAVEKTEELQLDLVDVKEMYKVQIDDLLQQVATGKQL; encoded by the exons ATGAGCTGGTTCGACACGACGGGTATCGCCAACCTGGCAAAAACGGCCCTGAAGGAGGCTCAGAAGCAAATTGACAAAGCCTTGGATATCAAGGAGGAGGAGGAATGTGACGGCGCTGCCAAGGGCGGCGGCGGGACGGAAAAATTGGTTCGCTCGGTTTCGGGTGGCAGCAAAACAGAACCGTGCAGTCCGGTCGGGGCGGCGGAAGCCAAAGGTGCCGGAAACGTCGGGAAGGGTCAGGTAGATAGCATCTGGGGATCATTTACGGGGTCGTTTTTCGAGCAACCGGTGACGGCGGCCAACGTGACGGTAACAAAACCCCCGTCTAGTTTGAAACGCAAAAGCTTCGAAGATTCCGGAATTGCTGAAGTTCCGAAGTGTAGTTTTAAGGAAGATCCCGAGAAGGGAGCTGGAAGTGGTTCACCGGAAAACAGCTCCGAATCAATTGAACTGCTAAGCCCAGTGACAACACCCGGATCGGCATTGACTTCTCCGAGCTCGGGACCCACCTTGCAGGAGTCGGAATCGGTAGAGGTCATCAAAGTGTTGGGAACAGCGTCCAGTGTTTCATCACCGGACTCGATCACTTCGTCGGATCGCAGTCCGGAGATCGAGGGGGAAGAGATAAGATTCACATCGGTTGAACTCGGCGATGACGATATCAGCGTGGAAGAGGATTCCGTGTCGTACACACTGTCCGAGCAACCGATCACGGTCATGGAAACCAGTGAGGGATCCGGCCCGATTACAGTCGCTCCCAGTCGAAGCAGTCTGCATTTGAGTTTGGACAAATCGCGCCAGTTGACGTTTTCTGAGGTGTCCGTTTGCGAGACGGAGGATTCCAATGATTCCGAAACGACGGTGACCTCGGTAGAAAAAGCGAAACTGTCCGAGGAACAGCTGGAGAAGTCGTATGAGAATATAGAAATTCAGACACAAATTTCGGATTCCACGCACAGCTTCGAAGAGATACAGACATCACAGATCCCGGCACTGTTGCTTGCGGAACAGAAGCAGCACCTCCAGGAAGCCGGTTCATCGCAAAATTCTGgtgacgagatcgagacggctacTTCCTCTGATATTGAGATTATTTCCAGTCCGAATGGTGACTCGAGCAGTACCAATAGTGGGGCTTATCGGACCAGTCCTTTGAAAATCCCAGACGGCAAGGGTAATATCGATATAATGATGATTAAGAAACGTGGCCACAATCGGGAACTGTCCGAGGTATCCGTTCAAAGTGTCAGTAGCGACGATTTGGGTGAAACGGAAAAATTGATGCGCAGGATCACGGAGATTTCGGAGATTCTGGAGCAGAGAGAGTTTCGTCTGTTGGAGATGGGCCGACAGAATGCCGAACTTCACGAGCAAAACTGTCAGCTTAGTGCCCAGCTGGAATCGAAACAGAGACGGGCGGAGAGTACGGAGTCGGAAGAGTACACCCAGCGTTTGTCGGCACTGGAGAAAAAGTTTCAGCAGTCGATTCGAGAACGGGAAGCCTACAAACGGCAACTGGATGCAGCCCGTTTGGAGGCACAATCGAAGATGAATCGATCCGATGTCGACAAGGTGCTGGAGGAAAAAGACACGATGATCGAGGAGCTAAAGAAGGAGGGCGAAACTTTGTCCAAGCAAGTTCTGAATCATTCCAACATTATCAAAAAGATACGATCAAAAGAAAGAGAAAATGATGCGTTGATTAAAAAGCTTAAGGAGGACAACGGAACGCTAGCGGAGGAATCGGAACGGCTCAAGCGATCTCTTTCGGCCAAGGAAGAAGTAGAGCGGTCCCAAATCGAAGCCGTGCACAAATTGTCCTCGGAAAAACGAAAGCTCGAAAGAGACAACAGCTCATTGAAGAGTCAGCTTGATGATCAAATTCAGAAGTTGGAAACGTTGAAGAAAAGCTTCGAGTTTGCCAAGAAAGAACTGACCGAGAAAacggagtccaaccatgatttGGCACGAAAGTCCGCTCTGCTGGCAACGATGGAAACCGAGCACGGTAACATGCAAAAGTTGAACGATCAGATCAGCACGGAGCTGGAAGATTTGCGCGAAAAACTGCGCCGAACCGAGGCGGAACATGCCCAACGGATTCAACGgttgaaaaacgaaaacgccgaaCTTTTACTTCGTGTTGAAGAAACGGAAACCCGTTCGGAGGAGGAAAAGAACGCAACGGCCATGGTCACCATTCCGCTGATGAAACAGATCGAGTCCCTTCAGAATGCACTACGAAACAAGGAACGGCTGTGGGAACAACGGGAAGCGGACGTCAGTCGCAAACTGGACGAATCACTGGCAAAGTCCAAGACTTTCGTTGACAACGAATGTACTCTGAAGGAGCAGATTTTTACTCTGAACGGACGAATTTCCAACTTGGAGGAACGACTGACGGCTGCCCTGTTTAAATCGGAAGACCTCACGAATTGCCTTCAGCAGAAACAAATCGAATTGGAATTGCTAGAAAATGATCATAGACTTAAGATGAAAAGCTTCGAAGATGAGCGCTGTTCATTGAAAGCTAAACTCTCGGAGTTGGAATCCATTCTAGCGGAGCAGGAGCGCACGCTTGCCACGCAGAAAGAACAACTGGAAACCCTCGGGAAGCAGCAAAATCAGTCGGTCACTCATAGTAAGCATCACGAATCGACGGCATCGGGAGGAGGATCAGTAACACGCCATTCGCCACCGTCACCAACCGCTCAGGGAGCTCTGGGCGAATCCCGAGCATCTTCTCCGACGCATAGCATGGGAAATCTTTCGCTGCCGGAATCGATTGGCAGTATCCCTTGGAACGCGACCGATGATGACGGGATGGGATCCAACAATGGACGGGCAACGATCGGTGGAGCACCACTGTTTCACACAACTTCACTGCTGGAAAACCTTCAGGCCACACTGAAACAACGCGACGGTGAAGTGTACCAGTTGCAGTGGGAACTGTCACGGTTCCAGCAGGAACGCAACGTGCTGCATGTGGAGATCTCCAGTTTGACGGCGGAACTAGAAAGT ATCAAGGAAAAATCCGAACGCACAGCTAAGCTGGAAGAGGAGTTCACTCAACTGCAGGAACGGTACGATGCACTGTTGCAGCTGTACGGTGAAGCCGTCGAGAAGACCGAAGAGCTCCAGCTGGATCTGGTCGATGTGAAGGAGATGTACAAGGTTCAGATCGACGATTTGCTGCAGCAGGTTGCCACCGGCAAACAGTTATAG